One genomic segment of Macrobrachium rosenbergii isolate ZJJX-2024 chromosome 40, ASM4041242v1, whole genome shotgun sequence includes these proteins:
- the LOC136826204 gene encoding gastrula zinc finger protein XlCGF57.1-like: protein MDMESDSVKLEEVVDVEDHLGDIPYSYNEQDINIFEQVDLETPKPKKVSTGGKRPYTCSTCSKTFIKSSHLKRHERIHTGERPYNCSICGKDFAMKDNLKQHEKTHSGERPFSCNLCGKTFTKKAAIGQHMRIHTGERPYTCDLCGRSFVQAGHLETHKKNHIGDRRFGCDLCGKRFIAKPTLDKHMRIHTGERPFSCTLCDKNFIHKVSLTNHYKVHAGVRAFSCDICARSFIHKINLDKHKRTHTGERLFSCDICGKSYTTKDHLNHHIRKHTGERPFICHICGRTFIQKGCLSKHYRVHTGERPFHCDTCGKTFSQRGHLNRHKKNHLAENSFSCKVCDKTFPHNKALKSHAKCHASEYPCLECSKSFPSQVKLKKHMKCHSRKKLLPPGEQEKINCDEENLKQKVEEDESVCRKVNDFVSVDVKVESDEHEEENISPNLVGFDRPIVPEKDDDTCNRKSRNFLCEEIKLESEEQINDLCEDESNSKNHVGFNASKASEEVVESSSEKSKDFHSVEVKDDSGEPINILCVEESSFKNPLELNAQCTKDPLSFATEEVDSHGIAEVFIREEEDEDF, encoded by the coding sequence ATGGATATGGAAAGTGATTCAGTGAAACTGGAGGAGGTTGTAGATGTTGAAGATCATTTGGGTGATATTCCATACTCCTATAATGAACAAGATATAAATATCTTTGAACAAGTTGATTTGGAAACTCCAAAACCAAAGAAAGTAAGTACAGGGGGGAAGCGTCCCTACACGTGCAGCACTTGTAGTAAAACATTCATCAAGAGCAGCCATCTGAAACGACATGAGAGAATACACACAGGTGAACGCCCTTACAACTGCAGCATTTGTGGCAAGGATTTTGCCATGAAAGATAACCTTAAGCAGCATGAAAAAACACACTCAGGGGAACGTCCATTTTCTTGTAATCTCTGTGGTAAGACTTTCACTAAAAAAGCGGCTATTGGTCAgcatatgagaatacatacaggGGAACGACCCTACACTTGTGATCTATGTGGAAGGAGTTTTGTTCAAGCTGGCCACCTAGAGAcccacaaaaaaaatcatattggAGATCGCCGATTCGGTTGCGACTTATGCGGAAAGAGATTTATTGCAAAGCCCACATTAGATAAGCACATGAGGATTCATACCGGGGAGCGGCCATTTTCCTGCACTTTGTGTGAtaagaattttattcataaagtcAGCCTTACCAACCACTATAAAGTGCATGCAGGTGTCCGAGCATTTTCGTGTGATATATGCGCCAGgagttttattcataaaataaacctTGACAAACACAAACGGACTCACACTGGGGAACGGTTATTCTCGTGTGATATCTGTGGAAAGTCGTACACAACTAAAGATCACCTCAATCATCACATTAGAAAGCATACTGGAGAAAGGCCTTTCATTTGCCATATATGTGGTAGGACTTTCATTCAGAAAGGATGCCTTAGCAAGCATTATAGAGTTCACACAGGAGAGCGTCCATTTCACTGTGATACGTGTGGGAAGACTTTCAGCCAAAGAGGGCACCTTAATAGGCATAAGAAGAACCACTTGGCCGAAAACTCGTTCTCTTGTAAAGTATGTGACAAGACTTTCCCACACAACAAAGCCCTTAAATCACACGCAAAATGTCATGCAAGTGAGTATCCCTGTCTTGAATGCAGTAAGAGTTTTCCGAGTCAGGTGAAGCTTAAAAAACACATGAAGTGCCATTCTCGGAAAAAATTGCTACCCCCTggagaacaggaaaaaataaactgtGATGAAGAGAATCTGAAACAGAAAGTGGAGGAAGATGAAAGTGTTTGTAGAAAAGTCAATGATTTTGTTAGTGTGGATGTAAAAGTGGAGTCTGATGAACATGAAGAGGAAAACATTTCTCCGAATCTTGTAGGGTTTGATAGACCCATAGTGCCTGAGAAAGATGATGATACTTGTAATAGGAAAAGCAGAAATTTTCTTTGTGAGGAAATAAAACTGGAATCTGAAGAACAGATAAATGATTTATGTGAAGATGAAAGTAATTCTAAGAATCATGTTGGATTTAATGCATCCAAAGCATCTGAGGAGGTAGTTGAAAGTTCTTCTGAGAAAAGCAAAGATTTTCATAGTGTGGAAGTGAAAGATGACTCTGGTGAACCCATAAATATTTTATGCGTAGAAGAAAGCAGTTTTAAGAATCCATTAGAATTAAATGCCCAGTGTACCAAAGATCCCTTGTCATTTGCTACAGAAGAAGTAGATTCACATGGTATTGCCGAAGTTTTTAtaagagaagaggaagatgaggatttctaa